The window GTTCCTTGCTCCACGTCAGTGCTTCCTTCAAGCAGGCGTTTCTCGCCGACACATTCCCTCGCAGATGCTCGACATAGGCCTGGCCCAACACGAGAAGACCGTCATAGCACGCGTAGCACGTACCCGCGAGTTGTCGGCGGGCATTGACCACCATGGCCTCCGCCTTGTCGAAATCTCGAGCTTGCGCATAAACACTTGCTAACGCCGCATCCCAACAGAAGATGAAGAATGGTGCGGTTGTTCGAGTTGCCGCCCCGCGGGCTTGATCGGCGAAGCGGCGCGCATCCTCTATTTGCCCATCCAATTGGGCCAGGAAGCACCGACCGAGATAGAAGTTGGCCAAACCTACCAGCATGTCCTGGCGCAGTAGTTTCTCCTGCGCCACCAGTACTTGCTCGGTCTCTTCGCGATTACCGAGAAAAACATACGTATAAGCCAGAAACTCCAAAGCACGCTTTTCTACGTGGGCCAACCCCTCCGTCTGTGCCAGCGCGCGCGCGTCGCGCAGATCCTTCAAGGCTTCGTCCGGGCGCGCGATGCCATAGAAGTAACTTCCACGACTCACAAGCCAGTTCGCTTTCTCGATCGGCATGACGTCAGCGGTTTTCGCGAGAGCATCCACCTTGTCCACAAACCGCGCCCCGAGTTCAACGCTCGCTGCGTTTTTGCAGTACTGCATCACAAAACTGCCCATGGCTATTTTTTCATTCAGACCAACATCGCTGTCCATCAACTCCAACAGGCGCACTGCGGTGCGATGCAATTCTGAATGGTCTGGCTGTAAATACATGGCACCCAGAAAGAACGCAGACAGAGCTGCGACCTCAAAATCCGCCGAGGGAAAGTCATGCCTGGGGGATAGAAGGGGGCCGAGTGCCGACATCCAACTCTTCAGCCGCTCCGTGGAGCGCGCCTCGAGAAAGTGAGACCAGATAATGCCGGCTATACACATGAGTTGTCCGGTGCTGTCCTGTCTCGACTCGAAAGTATGCAACGCACGCTCGAAGCTTTCACGTGCCTGCGAATGGCTCGTCGGAATAAGGGCTCTGGCCAGCCAGTATCTCAGCCACGGCGACGTCTCGAGGCACTGGGCCGGTAGGCAGTCGATCCAATCACGAAGGGTTTGCCACCGACCTTGAGACAGCAAGCCGGGTGCGACGATTAAGATCATTTGCCCCGCGTCTTCCCAGGCATGCGCCATACAGAACAAGCTAAATGCGCTGTCCTGGGATCCGTGCTCTTTAAGTAAAGTGGCTGCTCTCAATGCCAAGGCTCGATACTCGTCTCGCGAGTATCGCTTAGCAGCTGTATCCAGCAGGAAGGCCCGAAACAGTGCGTGATATTCGTAGATGTGCTCTGTTTCAAATCCCATCGCCGAAGCGACTGATTCCGGGGGATGGAGGCGGGTTCGCGACTGGGAACGACGATCCGTGAATAAACGTCGTCGATACAACAAATCTAGAAGTCGCCCGGCTTCGTTGTTTCCGGTCATGCGTTCCGCGAGCTCCGCCGTGATCCGCGGGAAGAACGCTGACTGGAGGAGGGTCTCCTGGTCGGAATGTGAGGTCGCCCCAAGAAGTTGGTCGGCGAAGTAGCCAAAAATGGATTCCTGCGTGCCCGCGGGAATGTCCTCGGTCGAGCAGTGCTTATTTCGCGCACCTTCTAGCACGAGGGTAAGACCTGCGGCCCAGCCTCCACATAATTGATGAAGGGCCTGTGCGCTTTCGTCGTTGGCCACGTTGCGGGCTTGCATGATCGACCTGGTTTCGTCGATCGTAAGTTGCAAGTCATTCCAGTCGAGCGCCGCAAGGTCGCTATTAGCTTGCAAGACGGAGATTTCAGCGGGAGGTGAAGTCCGGCTGATCGCGATCACGTTTATGTCCTCCGGAATCTCTCCGAGCGCGACGCAGATCAGTTTGTGAATCGCGGAAGACTCGGGAACCTCTTGATAGTTGTCAAACACGACTACGGTACGTGGGGCGAGGCGCGAAAAGAACTCCCGAAAAAACCGTCGCGTAAACCCTTCGAGGCTAGCGAGGTATTCCGGCGAAAGAACGGGTAGCCGCGCCTTTCCACTTGGAGCGGATAGTCCTAGATAGTAGAAAAAAGTGGAAGGATCAGAGTCGCCCGGGTCGAGTTGGTACCAGAGAACCCCGTAGCGGCGGGATTCAAGGTAGCTCGCGACCAAGGCGGTCTTGCCGGCGCCAGGCGGGCCTTCCACCCAAACCACGGGGTGTTGCATTCGCTCATCCAGCAGCCGAAACAGTCGCCGTCTCGGCACCACGCTGAACAAGCGCGGACGGCTTAATTTCGCATATGCCGCCTTACGCCCCATGAGTTCCGCCTATCGAAGAAGTCTCAGGTATGTTGTGCGAGGGAGCACCCCTCCACGAGGATCAATCGTGGTCTCGTTCGGACTCTACATATGAGGATGATAGATCATTCGCAGACTTGGGCCATGATCCAACGGACCGATGGGTCCCTTAGCCGCCCGGAGCGCAGTCTTCATGGCGGCAGGCCCTTATGGACGGGGTCCTAGCGGTCCGAAGAAACCGGTGATGCGACGGATCTGACCCTTCTCGTCCACCTCGCCAAAGTCCATCCCTTCCAGCGCGGTGGATCCGTCTGCCGCTAACATTTTCCATCCGAACCGGAACCTTTCGTGATGCGCATCGACCGCACTGGAAACGACGATTTGTGCCCCTGGATATTGTTCCAGAAACTTCCCGATGTGGACGATAAGCGCCTCGCGTCCCTCCACTTGAGCCGTCGGATCGGTGTAGGTGCCCTGCCTGGCCCAAGTCCTCTTCAACATATGTGTGCGTTTCGGCACGTCCGACTCACCCCATGCGGCGCAATACATCACGATGGTCTCGCTTAATGCCGCCGTGTCGGTTTGTTGGGCATAACTGCTGAAAGCGCCGGCTGCCAGAATGACTAGCATGGTGGTTGTGAGAAATCTGATCATCTTGTGGCCCTCCAAGGTTAATGGGTCTATACACCTTGACGTTGGCCAGCTTAGAAATAGGTTAGCGATTCGATCTTTGCCCTGAAAGTTTGTCCACGAGGCCGCTTGTTGCATCTTTGCCTGACCAAGTAGACCTTCACCTTGATCTTGCCGATGGACATGAGATCACCGCCGATTCCGCCCTCGCCCGCCATGCGGCGAGCGAGGAACATCCACAAGCCGAAAAGGATCAGCGCCAGACGAGCGCCACCAGCGCGATCACCAAGTACCAGATGTTGAACTTCGTCTGCTTTTCCACCGAATCTCTCCTGGAGAATTCCCGCAGGTGTGTCGAGCATCATGGCATTTATCGCGGCGGCCGGATTGATCGAGGTCAAATCACCAGCCAACTGCGGCGCATGTACTATGCGTGGAATCGGTGCGTCCACCGATAAAAGGAGCATGCCTTGAGCGCTTCCCCGGGCAACGACCCGATTTACGATTTGCTGATCGTCGGCGGCGGCATCAACGGCGTGGGGATCGCGCGCGACGCCGCGGGCCGCGGGCTGTCCGTTTTGCTTTGCGAGCAGGACGATCTCGCCGGTCACACCTCGTCCGCCAGCACCAAGCTCATCCACGGCGGATTGCGCTACCTCGAGTACTACGAGTTCGGCCTGGTGCGCAAGTCGCTGCAGGAGCGGGAAGTGCTGCTGCGTGCCGCACCTCACATCATCCGGCCGCTTTCCTTCGTGATGCCGCACAACGCGGGACTGCGCCCCGCCTGGCTGATCCGCGCCGGGCTGTTCCTGTACGACCATCTCGGCAAGCGCGAGCTGCTGCCCGGTTCGCGCAGCGTGAATCTGCGTACTCACGCGGCGGGACAACCGCTCAAGCCCGAATTCGAGACGGGCTTCATGTACGCCGACGCGTGGGTGGAGGACGCGCGTCTCGTCGTGCTGAATGCGCTCGATGCGGCCGAACGCGGCGCAAGGGTTCTGCCGCGCACGCGCTGCGTCTCAGCCCGGCGGCATGCAGACCTGTGGGAGATGACTTTGCAGCCTGCGGGCGGCGATTCGGTGCAAATTGTGCGCGGCCGCGCGCTGATCAACGCAGCCGGGCCGTGGGTCATGAACGTGCTGCGCGAATCGCTCGGCATGCCATCCCGGCGCCATCTGCGCCTGGCCAAAGGCAGCCATATCGTGGTGCGGCGGCTGTTCGAGCACGACCATGCCTATATTCTGCAGAACCCCGACAAGCGCATCCTGTTCGCCATTCCCTTTGAGCGCGACTTCACTCTGATCGGCACCACCGACGTCGAATATGAAGGCGACCCCGCCAATGCGTCGATTACGGATGCGGAAGTCGCTTACTTGTGCGAAATGGCGAACCGCTACTTCGCGCACGGCATCGCTCCCGCCGATGTGGTCTGGAGTTATTCAGGGGTGCGCCCTTTGCTGGCCGACCACGCAGCCAATCTTTCCGCCGTCACCCGCGACTATGTGCTGGAATGCGACGCCACATCCGAGCGCGCACCGCTCCTTTCCGTGTTCGGCGGCAAGATCACGACTTTCCGGCGCCTCGCGGAAGAAGCGCTCGATCTGCTTGCGCCTAGCCTGCCCGAATTGAAAAAGGCATGGACGGCGGGCGCGCCGCTGCCCGGAGGCGACATCCCGGACGCGAACTTCGAAGGATTTCTCGCCGACTTTCACCGCTCGGCCCCGTGGTTGCCGGAAGCCCTCGCGCGCCGCTATGCACGCGCCTATGGCACTCGCGTCGACCGGCTCCTCGCAGGCGCAAGCAATCTGACGCGACTCGGCGAAGATTACGGCGGCGGGCTGTATGACGCGGAAATAGATTACCTGATAAGTCAGGAATGGGCGCAAACGGCGCAGGACATTCTCTGGCGGCGCTCGAAGCTGGGGCTGCATGTTTCGGACGAGACCGCAAGGCGACTTGCCGCGCGGCTGGCGCAGAATCTTAAAAGCAGGACTGAGGACTGAGTAAGGGCGAAAAAATCAGAAAACGGGACCGAAGACCGCCTTAGAAGCAGTGCAGAGGGCTGAGTAAAGGCAAAGATCAAAAGATGAAACTCAGTACGACGTCCACGCCCAAATCCCTCGGCGATGTTACTCAGAATTGAAGTGGATGCTCGTCTGATCTGATCAATGAGAGAAAAATCTCTCGAGAACCCAGGAGCGAGGGTGGTTTTATAGATGTCGCGTACAAGCACTCTGGCCTTCTGCCATGCAATCAGATCTTCGAATCTTTCGATCTTGCTCATGGTTGCCCTCGGGTCATTGGTTAAGTAACAATTTTTCCGCCGTTACCGCCCGTCTTTCCGGCTCATTTCCCAGTCCTCAGTCCTGCTTATCCGCCCCCCTCATTCCTCGACCTTAAGTAGCTCCGCCACTTCTTTGTGTTTGGCGTCACGCGCTATTTCCGCCGCCGTCTTGCCTCGATCATCCTTCAAACCGGGATCGGCACCCTTGGCGAGCAGCGTTCTGACTGTTTCCGTCTTGCCGTAGCCGGCAGCCCACATCAACGCCGTAACACCGTGGTGATAGGATTTGTTGACGTCCACGCCAGCATCCAGAAGCAGGGCGACGATCCCGGTGTTGCCCTGCCCCGCCGCGTACACCATCGCGGTCTTGAACAGCTGATCGCGGGCGTTCACGTCGGCGCCATGATCGAGCAGCGTGCGCGCGATGCCGGCATTGCCGTTGTAAGCCGCCGTCATCAGCGGCGACACCTTTTGGAGATTCTGCAGGTTGACGTCGGCATCTTTGCCGATCAGCAGGTCGACCATCTCGGCGTTGCCCTTGCGCACGAACATCATGAGCGCGGTGTCGCCGGCACGATTTCGTGAATTCGGTACCGCACCATTCTCCAGTACGCGGCGCACGGTCACGACATCGTCATTGCGCGCCGCAACAAGCAACTGAGCATTCAAACCGAGGTCCGGAGAGGTCTGCGCATATGCACATGGATGCATAACCAACCGTTGATTCAAAGACGAAAACAGAAAATCGGAACCGGCAAAAAGTACTGCGACTACGAGTGAAAACCGGTGGAAGCGTGTCATGGAAGCAGTCGGGGAATCTTGCGAATTTGGAACGCGGATATGACCCTTGTACGGCCGGGAATTGTTCCTTATAGTCGCAGCGTCCGCAATCGCTACAGTCCGCGTGACAACGCGACAGTGAAAGCGCTGACTCTAACTACAACGCAACGGGAGGTTTTATGAAGCTACATGCCCAAGTGAAACTGGCGGCGGCGGTAATGATGGCTGTCGGCAGCTTCAACTGTGTCCTGGCTGCGGAGATCGAAGGCGGCGCCACCACTTCGGCGAAGCCGATGTCTTCGAAGCTCGGCATGGTCACGCAAAAACGTCTGAACAACGCACACAGCGACAAGGCCAACTGGCTGCATGTCAATGGCGGTTACTCGCAAACCCGCTATTACCCTGGCGGCCAGATCAACAGCGGCAACGTTTCCAAACTCAAGCCCGCGTTCGTATTTCAGACCGCGTTGGTCGAATCGATGGAAACCGCACCGTTGATCATCGACGGCGTGATGTTCCTGACCACTTCCTACAACCATGTCTACGCAATCGATGCGAAGACCGGTCAGGAGTTCTGGCACTACAAGCACAACATGGGTCCGATCACCGTGTACTGCTGCGGCCCCAACAACCGCGGCGTAGCGGCGGCGGATGGCCTGCTGTACATGGGCACCCTGGACGCCAAGCTGGTGGCATTGGATGCAAAGACCGGCAAGGTAGCATGGGAAACCGAGATCGCGGATCCCGAAAAGGGTTACTCCGAAACCATGGCGCCGACCGTGGTCGACGGCAAGGTCCTGATCGGCACCAACGGCGGCGAGTACGGTATTCGCGGATTCGTGAAGGCATTCGACGCCAAGACCGGCAATTTGCTGTGGACCTTCTACAGCATCCCGGAAAGGGGCCACGAAGGTGTGTGGGCCACGCATGACGCTACCGGACGCAACATGCTGCGCGACATCGCGGCGGAGAAGAAGACGCTGCAGGATAACGGCGGCGACTTCTATCAGACTCTGGGCGGCGGCGTGTGGATGACGCCGGCAGTCGACCTCGAGACCCGCACCGTGTTCTTCGTGGTGGGCAACCCGTCTCCCGATCTGTATGGCGCGATCCGCCCGGGCGACAACCTGTACACCAACTCGATGGTTGCAGTGAGCCTGGACACCGGCGAGTACAAGTGGCACTCGCAATACATCGCGCACGACGTATGGGATCTGGACGCGGTCAGCCCGGTCGTCCTGACGGAAGCCAAGGACAAAGCCGGCAAGGTTCGCAAGGTCGCGATCCACGGCGGCAAGAGCGGACATGTGTACGTGCATGACCGTGCCACCGGCGAATTGATCCGCTTCTCGCAAGCCATGATTCCGCAGGAGAACATGTGGGTCCTCCCGACTGCGCAAGGCGCTCGCATGCTTCCCGGTGCGAACGGCGGCGTGGAATGGAACCCGATGGCGGTGAATCCGAAGCTGCACATGGCCTATGCGGCCAATTTGCACCAGCCGATGACCTACCACGTCGAAGAAGCCGGCTATCCGGGTGGCGACAAGCTGTGGTTGGGCGGTGCGTTCAAGGCGATCGCGAGCGAGAAACAATGGGGTCGTCTGGCCGCAGTGAATCTCGACACCGGCAAACTGGCTTGGAAGGCCGACACCGCACAACCGCTGATGGGTGGCGTGCTGGCCACCGCGGGTAACCTGGTGTTCACCGGCGAAGGCAATGGCAGTTTCAATGCCTATGAGGCAAAGAGCGGCAAGAAGCTGTGGTCGTTCAACTGCGGCGCCGGCGTGAATTCGCCTCCCGTGTCGTACGAGATCGGCGGCAAGCAGTACATCGCGGTTGCGGCGGGCGGTAACAACCAGCTCGACTTCAAACGCGGCAACAGCGTTTTCGTTTTCGCCCTGCCCTAAACTTTTCGGCCGGTTAGTCGTTCTAACGTAGTCAAGGAGGGGCCACCTTCGGGTGGCCCCTCCCATTTCCACCTCGTCCCCGCCTTCTCCCCAGAGCGGAGAAGGTGCTTGAAAACATTGCAACGGAAGTCACAGATGAAGAAACTACTCGCGCTCGCCACGTTTCTTGCGCTGATCCCCGCGGGCGCACTCGCGCAGGACGCCGCCACCGGCAAGGAAAAGGCGGCCGTGTGTGGCGCCTGTCACGGCGCGGATGGTAACTCCACCATTCCGCAGAATCCGATCCTGGCGGGACAAACCGCGCGCTACATCTATCTGCAACTGCGCGACTTCAAGGAAGGACGCCGCAAGGACCCGATGATGTCGCCGATGGCGGCGAACCTGTCGAAGAAAGACATGCTGGACCTCGG is drawn from Betaproteobacteria bacterium and contains these coding sequences:
- a CDS encoding nuclear transport factor 2 family protein, with the protein product MLVILAAGAFSSYAQQTDTAALSETIVMYCAAWGESDVPKRTHMLKRTWARQGTYTDPTAQVEGREALIVHIGKFLEQYPGAQIVVSSAVDAHHERFRFGWKMLAADGSTALEGMDFGEVDEKGQIRRITGFFGPLGPRP
- the glpD gene encoding glycerol-3-phosphate dehydrogenase, with amino-acid sequence MYDLLIVGGGINGVGIARDAAGRGLSVLLCEQDDLAGHTSSASTKLIHGGLRYLEYYEFGLVRKSLQEREVLLRAAPHIIRPLSFVMPHNAGLRPAWLIRAGLFLYDHLGKRELLPGSRSVNLRTHAAGQPLKPEFETGFMYADAWVEDARLVVLNALDAAERGARVLPRTRCVSARRHADLWEMTLQPAGGDSVQIVRGRALINAAGPWVMNVLRESLGMPSRRHLRLAKGSHIVVRRLFEHDHAYILQNPDKRILFAIPFERDFTLIGTTDVEYEGDPANASITDAEVAYLCEMANRYFAHGIAPADVVWSYSGVRPLLADHAANLSAVTRDYVLECDATSERAPLLSVFGGKITTFRRLAEEALDLLAPSLPELKKAWTAGAPLPGGDIPDANFEGFLADFHRSAPWLPEALARRYARAYGTRVDRLLAGASNLTRLGEDYGGGLYDAEIDYLISQEWAQTAQDILWRRSKLGLHVSDETARRLAARLAQNLKSRTED
- a CDS encoding ankyrin repeat domain-containing protein — its product is MHPCAYAQTSPDLGLNAQLLVAARNDDVVTVRRVLENGAVPNSRNRAGDTALMMFVRKGNAEMVDLLIGKDADVNLQNLQKVSPLMTAAYNGNAGIARTLLDHGADVNARDQLFKTAMVYAAGQGNTGIVALLLDAGVDVNKSYHHGVTALMWAAGYGKTETVRTLLAKGADPGLKDDRGKTAAEIARDAKHKEVAELLKVEE
- a CDS encoding PQQ-binding-like beta-propeller repeat protein: MKLHAQVKLAAAVMMAVGSFNCVLAAEIEGGATTSAKPMSSKLGMVTQKRLNNAHSDKANWLHVNGGYSQTRYYPGGQINSGNVSKLKPAFVFQTALVESMETAPLIIDGVMFLTTSYNHVYAIDAKTGQEFWHYKHNMGPITVYCCGPNNRGVAAADGLLYMGTLDAKLVALDAKTGKVAWETEIADPEKGYSETMAPTVVDGKVLIGTNGGEYGIRGFVKAFDAKTGNLLWTFYSIPERGHEGVWATHDATGRNMLRDIAAEKKTLQDNGGDFYQTLGGGVWMTPAVDLETRTVFFVVGNPSPDLYGAIRPGDNLYTNSMVAVSLDTGEYKWHSQYIAHDVWDLDAVSPVVLTEAKDKAGKVRKVAIHGGKSGHVYVHDRATGELIRFSQAMIPQENMWVLPTAQGARMLPGANGGVEWNPMAVNPKLHMAYAANLHQPMTYHVEEAGYPGGDKLWLGGAFKAIASEKQWGRLAAVNLDTGKLAWKADTAQPLMGGVLATAGNLVFTGEGNGSFNAYEAKSGKKLWSFNCGAGVNSPPVSYEIGGKQYIAVAAGGNNQLDFKRGNSVFVFALP